A stretch of the Pogona vitticeps strain Pit_001003342236 chromosome 8, PviZW2.1, whole genome shotgun sequence genome encodes the following:
- the CEP164 gene encoding centrosomal protein of 164 kDa isoform X1, which produces MAGAPLRVGDQLILEEDYDETYIPSEQEINEFARVIGIDPEHEPELMWLAREGIVAPLPAEWKPCQDITGDIYYFNFANGQSTWDHPCDERYRQLVIQEREKLLDHGGLKKKDRKKKREKKKEKQEREFLKCPADVLSQPGILPSTSFYRVSSPVFSSELATPDQEKENKLMKRNESFAKGPKGKSAGMLSDSGDLPRHFSGLASAKLHPLLPGKSNRTRQILADVEKILGRTSSSNRVDSGPQPHQDVTATDRQTAATVFSNSEPENLEFTNVSKPLSETLKVSSLTPKGAKTGLDMQRNVETSLFLEGEKLGRDQWDGHVEGGGCCPSPVDSSPGGRASRPVSGVVSRDGMSLPISERELGLPPSAVSLEESLGPMSETNALERDSELGSLAKPKEGKGKKKLLEQYESTELGMSGRESVQQAVVLKLDSQLPPFSIPGVETDTLAAAVPGEPKDQEIPGSNLNSGDGGSSSVMTSLADHLASQVLGEVDNFSWDLQSSHESDHLMEQLTVPKRSFPDALHIQAQSSPDECSESECCSEEQMFCKNMMKRSGGAESGPEQPGAGQNAEPDLTREMVKGANTRPQQGVATFQPVEQQRSGKDKTSIIPESQEGGQLGQNRVSTDDGSQPELLPGDQEPDSCGKSLCDAIDEEGVAALNLLCPDGGEEVEGNNKGPRGRARLLENVHMDVSALGASFDDESAEQAGHVKELHSSGHLEPEPPVTENDGLLAQKTGQWRCGKEEELNEGSAEATERSLKTELEPARQSEELHLQEETQEAQQKLKTEVPLEMEAEKKNIRLAQEAALQKFQEELESFQRSEEARLKEQMQFSLERMKKEVEAAQQVEQMALEQESQRALSSLKERLRRENKMAMEELELQFAAELQRQKSTAEEEHQKVVSTLQMQILEVQRKGEAELEKALEGAEHHVQQKRQQVAEYQRELSDLLKEKRQEVEENHARQLEKIQEAHREALAKIQVQHEEEEQKVREAELALDLRARDVQARSAQLQAQEETLKKRKQEVLEEEEQLEQQQKEAAVAAQLCLEESQKQRDSLAESLVPLRQAVVALQSQKVDLESRVEQLQAQSQQLQKQARELEETLRDKQELLKERKGPSREASLLKMEALQVEDLQDSGGTPVHWKQAAGMSRTGEGQGQGQACYGETASEAPKTPEEDSLLLDQVRQYISAEGASLKTAKEFLAHQTYLMQKRQAAWRDEKQPWNQDLQEARQLDEMKSAVQRGQILLKKKEKRLRQLESSLAEEFSDEDMLKDVACKKGVTFDLSDSEDTDSLMSMEESTPKDVHLKPSECQWPPLDKIQCLTNSLQRISSDLNSILGLLTAFGTQQPLLFPSAKVPAAPLPQGGLPLATYISAPHGYSDAAAPVVPLAGPQWAWRTALGPRPSTTSSSAKNSVDSLLIKKWRKYFPGGLPLLCGSPSATDGRLGFMASGEHFPLFQRPQTIQGMLDAKKWLEEIKQDPSVHLLPSTPRSSASGTGLLQLGLDENNQIKVYRF; this is translated from the exons ATGGCCGGGGCCCCCCTCCGGGTCGGGGACCAGCTCATCCTGGAGGAGGACTACGACGAGACCTACATCCCGAGCGAGCAGG AAATCAACGAGTTTGCCCGGGTGATTGGAATTGATCCTGAGCATGAGCCGGAGTTGATGTGGTTGGCGCGAGAAGGCATTGTAGCCCCTCTGCCTGCAGAATGGAAACCCTG CCAAGACATCACTGGAGATATCTATTACTTCAATTTTGCAAATGGTCAGTCAACCTGGGACCATCCATGTGACGAGCGCTACCGACAGCTTGTAATTCAAGAGAGGGAAAAATTGCTGGACCATGGAGGCCTcaaaaagaaagacaggaaaaagaagagagagaagaagaaagagaaacaggaaagagagTTCCTGAAATGTCCAGCT GACGTGCTGTCACAGCCGGGGATACTTCCATCGACATCTTTTTATAGAGTTTCGTCTCCTGTCTTTTCATCAGAGCTGGCCACTCCTGACCAGGAGAAGGAGAACAAGTTGATGAAAAGAAATGAGTCCTTTGCGAAGGGCCCCAAGGGAAAGTCTGCAGGGATGTTGTCTGACTCAGGTGACTTGCCCAGGCATTTCTCAGGCCTGGCATCAGCTAAACTGCATCCCCTTCTGCCAGGAAAGTCAAACCGCACTCGCCAGATCCTGGCAGATGTAGAGAAGATTCTTGGAAGAACTTCATCTTCCAACAGAGTAGATTCTGGTCCCCAACCACACCAAGATGTGACtgcaacagacagacagacagctgccaCTGTTTTTTCAAACTCTGAGCCTGAGAATTTAGAGTTCACCAATGTCTCAAAGCCTCTTTCGGAAACATTAAAAGTATCTTCTCTGACACCCAAGGGTGCTAAAACTGGGCTAGATATGCAGCGGAATGTAGAAACGAGCCTGTTCTTGGAAGGGGAGAAGCTGGGCAGGGACCAATGGGATGGGCACGTTGAAGGAGGCGGTTGCTGCCCATCACCTGTGGATTCCTCCCCTGGAGGGAGGGCATCTCGGCCTGTCAGCGGTGTTGTCAGCCGGGATGGAATGTCTCTACCCATCTCTGAAAGGGAACTGGGGCTTCCTCCTAGTGCTGTTTCTTTAGAGGAGTCACTTGGCCCCATGTCTGAGACCAATGCCCTTGAGAGAGACAGTGAGCTTGGGTCTCTTGCTAAACCGAAAGAAGGTAAAGGGAAGAAGAAACTTCTGGAGCAATATGAATCCACAGAACTCGGCATGAGTGGGAGAGAAAGTGTACAGCAAGCTGTTGTTCTCAAGCTGGACTCCCAGCTGCCCCCTTTCTCTATACCGGGAGTAGAGACTGACACGCTGGCAGCTGCTGTGCCAGGTGAACCAAAAGATCAAGAGATACCTGGATCAAACCTGAACTctggtgatggtggcagcagtagtgtgatgaccagcttggcTGACCACCTAGCTTCACAGGTGTTGGGGGAAGTAGACAATTTCTCCTGGGATCTCCAAAGCTCTCATGAAAGTGACCACctcatggaacaactgactgtTCCCAAGAGATCTTTTCCAGATGCTCTTCATATCCAGGCACAAAGCTCCCCTGATGAGTGCTCTGAAAGCGAGTGCTGCTCGGAGGAGCAGATGTTCTGTAAGAATATGATGAAGAGATCAGGAGGAGCAGAGTCTGGACCAGAACAACCAGGGGCAGGCCAGAATGCGGAGCCTGATTTGACTCGGGAGATGGTCAAAGGAGCAAACACAAGGCCTCAGCAAGGAGTGGCAACCTTTCAGCCAGTGGAGCAGCAGAGGAGTGGCAAGGATAAAACGAGCATCATTCCAGAGAGCCAAGAAGGAGGACAGCTAGGGCAGAATAGAGTATCAACAGATGATGGTAGTCAGCCTGAGCTTCTGCCAGGAGACCAAGAG CCTGACAGCTGCGGGAAGAGTCTTTGTGATGCCATAGATGAAGAGGGAGTGGCAGCTTTGAACCTGCTATGTCCTGATGGGGGAGAAGAAGTGGAAGGCAACAATAAG GGTCCCAGGGGAAGAGCCAGGCTTCTTGAGAATGTGCACATGGATGTCAGTGCCCTCGGTGCCAGCTTTGATGATGAG TCTGCTGAACAGGCTGGTCATGTGAAAGAACTGCATTCTTCTGGCCATTTGGAACCTGAGCCACCTGTTACTGAG AATGATGGCTTGTTGGCACAGAAGACGGGCCAGTGGAGATGTGGCAAAGAAGAGGAACTCAACGAGGGATCAGCAGAGGCAACTGAAAG GTCACTAAAAACGGAGTTGGAGCCTGCTAGGCAATCAGAGGAACTCCACTTGCAGGAGGAAACACAAGAGGCACAGCAGAAACTCAAAACCGAGGTCCCTTTGGAAATGGAGGCAGAGAAGAAGAACATCAG GTTAGCCCAGGAAGCTGCTTTGCAGAAATTCCAGGAGGAGTTGGAATCCTTTCAGCGATCTGAGGAAGCGAGGCTGAAGGAGCAGATGCAGTTTTCTCTGGAAAGGATGAAGAAGGAAGTAGAAGCTGCCCAGCAGGTGGAGCAGATGGCACTCGAGCAGGAGAGCCAGAGAGCCCTTAGTTCCCTGAAAGAGAGGTTGCGCAGAGAGAACAAGATG GCCATGGAAGAATTGGAGCTACAGTTTGCAGCAGAGCTTCAGCGGCAGAAATCGACAGCAGAAGAGGAACATCAAAAG GTTGTCTCAACCCTGCAGATGCAGATCTTGGAGGTTCAGAGGAAAGGGGAGGCAGAGTTGGAGAAGGCGTTGGAGGGTGCAGAGCATCATGTCCAACAGAAGAGACAACAAGTAGCTGAGTACCAGCGAGAG CTCAGTGACCTCCTGAAGGAGAAGCGGCAAGAAGTTGAAGAAAATCACGCCAGACAGCTGGAGAAAATCCAAGAGGCGCACCGAGAGGCCCTGGCTAAGATCCAGGTGCAACACGAGGAGGAG GAGCAAAAGGTCCGGGAGGCAGAATTGGCACTGGATCTCCGAGCCAGGGATGTCCAGGCAAGGTCAGCTCAGCTACAGGCCCAG GAAGAAAccttgaaaaagagaaaacaggaagtcctggaggaagaggagcagctgGAACAACAGCAAAAG GAGGCAGCTGTGGCAGCTCAACTCTGCCTTGAAGAGTCCCAAAAGCAGCGAGACAGCCTGGCTGAGAGCTTGGTGCCCCTGCGCCAGGCTGTGGTGGCGCTTCAGAGCCAGAAGGTGGACTTGGAGTCTCGGGTGGAGCAGTTGCAGGCACAGAGCCAGCAGCTGCAGAAGCAGGCCAG GGAGCTAGAGGAGACCCTCCGGGACAAGCAGGAGCTgctgaaagagaggaaaggaccAAGCCGTGAAGCTTCCTTGCTGAAAATGGAGGCACTCCAAGTGGAAGACCTGCAAGACAGCGGTGGCACCCCAGTCCACTGGAAACAGGCGGCTGGAATGTCACGGACAGGGGAGGGGCAGGGACAGGGACAG GCCTGCTACGGAGAGACGGCATCCGAAGCCCCAAAGACTCCTGAGGAAGACAGCCTCCTCCTGGACCA GGTCCGGCAATACATATCTGCTGAGGGAGCTTCCCTCAAAACAGCTAAGGAGTTCCTCGCACACCAGACGTACTTGATGCAGAAAAGGCAGGCAGCCTGGAGAGATGAGAAGCAGCCCTGGAACCAGGATCTCCAG gaagccaggcaaCTGGATGAGATGAAGTCTGCTGTACAGAGAGGGCAAATCCtgctgaagaagaaggagaagaggttgAGACAGCTGGAGTCCTCGCTGGCGGAAGAG tTCTCTGATGAAGATATGCTGAAGGATGTGGCATGCAAGAAGGGGGTGACTTTTGACCTCAGTGACTCGGAGGACACAGACAGCCTGATGAGCATGGAAGAATCCACCCCCAAAG ATGTTCACTTGAAGCCATCGGAATGCCAGTGGCCCCCACTGGATAAGATCCAGTGCCTGACGAACTCCCTGCAGCGTATCTCCAGTGATCTGAACAGCATTCTTGGCCTCCTGACTGCCTTCGGCACCCAGCagcctctcctttttccttctgctaaGGTCCCTGCCGCCCCACTGCCCCAGGGTGGCCTTCCTCTTGCCACCTACATCTCTGCACCCCATGGCTACTCAGACGCAGCCGCTCCAGTGGTGCCTTTAGCTGGCCCTCAGTGGGCCTGGAGAACGGCCTTAGGCCCCCGtccctccaccacctcctcctcggCCAAGAATTCTGTGGACAGCCTGCTGATCAAAAAATGGCGCAAATACTTCCCAG GTGGGTTGCCCTTGCTCTGCGGAAGTCCTAGCGCAACAGATGGCAGGCTGGGATTCATGGCCTCTGG GGAACACTTTCCACTGTTCCAGCGCCCGCAGACTATCCAGGGCATGCTTGATGCCAAGAAGTGGTTGGAAGAAATCAAGCAGGATCCCAGTGT ACATCTCTTGCCAAGCACCCCAAGGTCTTCGGCCAGCGGCACCGGCTTACTACAGTTGGGGCTGGATGAGAACAACCAAATCAAGGTCTACCGGTTCTAG